ACTTACTATTGGAACATTCATAACACCAAATATGATAATATTCTATTTGGCAATATTCTTCCAAATTTTAGCGCCAATAACGGTTTGTGGAACCATATGTAATATCCTAAAGACCCAGTACCAAACCACAGGGATATATTCCTCCCACCTCGCATTAATGGGAATGCTGATTGTAATGGCGATTGGAAACCTATTGATGTAAAATATAAATTTCATTGCCTGTTATGGGGAACATTTTACATATATTAATATATATTAATATTCGGAATTTCCGAATTAATGTTTAAAATCTTTTATTTTTTTATGGTATTTAAAAACGATAAGTTAAAAATAATGGTTATTTTGGGGTAAATTCAAAATGAAACAAGTACGTGGCTACGGGTGGAATGTAGGACTTTGCCTATATACGTTTTGAACTTATGATCTAATTTGGATCGAAAAAATAGTAAATGGGTTACTGCTGTCAGTCAATGAACCCCAACTTTATCCCAATATGCAAGATTATTGATTTTTAGGTTGCCGCAGTTTTCCGATTCGGCACGCAACAGGGAGCATAAATTTTATTGCAATTATAATATCCAATGCAAAAACAGGTTTTTTTTCATCGGGGATCAAAAATAGCGAAATCATAAGTTTCGACATGTTTTCGAAGTTTGATAATCTCAGCACATCTTTTATCGTTGATTTCTTTAATCAATTGCACAATAGCAAGTCTTCTTTCAAAATCTGTTTTTTCAATTGCTTTCACTATTAAGTTTTCTTATAACTTATATTTACAAAATGATCATTTTTAAAGTCTAGTTGTGAATTTAAAGATTAATAACTGAACAATTCCCAAAAATATAAATATTAAATTTACAAATGTGTCTTAAGTCCTGTTTTGAATTTATTGGATTATTGTGGACCTTAAAGCTGAAAACTTTTAAAATCTACATTCAACCCCATTTTTTAGCAGGACTGACGTTTTCAGCTTTTTTAACAATTAATAAAACGATGTGTCGATTTTGCGTCATATTCAATTTTCAAATATTTGATCATTTTATCGAGGTTATAACCTCTTTAAAACCTTTATTTTCAACACTGAAACACTTTAGATCTAATTTCGATCTAAATCTCAAGATATCTTTAATATTAAAATGCCCAGATTAACAAATAAATCGATATATGATTTTAAATGTTGATTTGGTGCCATAATTTTCCATATTTCCGAAAAATATAAATATGAAATCCACATATGTGGTTTTAGTCCTGTTTAGCATTATCGGATTATTGTGGACTTCGAAGCTGAAAATATGAAAATATTCTCCCCAAACAGGACTAATATTTTCAGCTTTTCTGAAATGCTTTTTTAAAATTTTACACGTTCAATACATTACAAGCACTGTTTTCTAAAAGCTCTTTAAGATCTTTTAACGAGTATATTTCTTTTGGAACATTCATTTTATTTTTAAGAGGAATTTCGATCTCAAATCTCAAAAATCTCGATTTTTATCGGGCCCCGAATAAACGTTTAATTTTTCTATTTTATCCCAAATGCAATGATTTTTTATAGTTTCAAGCAAAGAAGTATGGTGGCGAGAAATCGCTATATTGTCCACAACAATTCGATAAATTCAGGAATTTATCGTCACAATTTTCATTAAGTTTTTATCTCTTTTTTTCTATTTTATCCCAAACCTAATTACTTTTTATAATCCCGATTACAGAATATATATTGGCGAGAAATCGTCAAGCACTCTTCATAATGGCCCATATACTACCCTCGTATAAAGTAGTTAAAATAAACCCAATAAGTGTGTGAAATTACGATTTTTTTCTAAAAATTTCTTTTTTTGATAATTTTAATCATTTTATACGTATTTGTTGTAACTTTTTCGATCTTTACACGACCGAAAATGGCTTATATGCAAATTTTCAAAATTTGTATTACCTGAGAATTATTTCTCAGGGTATTTGGGGGATTATAAGTGGCAGTGGTTTCAATATTTGGGACTGTTTATTTAGAGGGGATTTAAATGGTCCTTAAAGTTTATTTTTTTAATGGGTTTCATACCTTTAGAACAGTTCAATTTTTGAGGGGATTTTGGATCTGTTCTGAAAATTTAACTTTTTTAAGTTTTAAAATCCAATTTAGTGAATATACTAAATTAAAGGCACAAAAACCTACACAAATCAAATATATATTTTAAAAACCACTTTTTTATTAAGTCCCGAATGTCCAGATGGATCAGATGTTATAGGTTCAAGTTTCTGGATTTCGGGTTGCATGACCTCAATTTACATTTTCAGAGTTACGTTAAATTTGTGCCATTTAATGTATCAAATAAACCTGAAACAACAGATCATTACCTCGAATACTCAAAATACCACTTTTTTTAAAATGCCGTATTACTTCTGTCCTAATTTCGCAGATCGGGGCAGAATTTTGAATTTTTTAAACAGATGATTCACTTCTAAAACTCTAGCAATGCCCGTATGCATTAGAATATGTCACCCTCAATGCTCTTTTATACTGTATTCACATTTCATTTTCAAAATTTCTTTTTTATTTTTCCACAATTGAACCCTTAAATCATTGTTTAGACATCTTCATGAATAAAAACGTATTCAAGAGATTTTTCGTTTTCAATCATGTAATTTTCGCATTGCGGACAGATAAAGTACATTTCAAGAGTGCCAGAAAGTATTTTGCAAAATTATTTATTAAAAGATTAAATTATTATATTTTTATTTACAGATGTGTATACATATGAATTTATTAAATTGGCCAAAGCAGGATTTAAATTAATTACTAGATATGCCACACACTGAAATTTAGATTAAAAGAGGGATATTTTGGATGATAAATTAAATGATCTAAAAATCGAACGCGACGACTATAAAAAAGTACTATATCGGTATTTAATACTTCTTTCGATCGGAATTAACATTGTTGGAGCACATTTGGTGCTTTTTTTAAATTTACCTGCTTATTTGGATAGTGTGGGAACAATTCTCGCCGCAATTTTGATGGGGCCAATAATTGGGGCAATTGTAGGTCTTGCAACACATTTTGGTTTAGGGGTAATCCTGGGGCCGGTTTATTTCCATTTTGCAATTGTAAATGGATTAATTGGACTTATTACGGGTTACATATTTGATAAATACCCCTTTAATTTAAAAACAGTTCTTGTAGCATCTGTCATTATTTCATTAATGGCTTCACTAATGGGGAATACCATAAGTTACATTGTATTTTCGGGAATTACTGGTGAATCAGTTGATATTTTAACAGAACATCTGTTAGAACTTGGTTTTAACTTGTTTACTGCTGTATACATATCGGGATTTTTCTCAAATTTCTTGGATAAATTGATTTCATTTGCAATAGTGTTTTATGTAATAGTACTACTATGCGATAAATTCAAACTAAAAGAATTTGAAATATGTAGAAAATAATTTTAAAATACTATTTTTAAATTTTAATTGAAAAAAGGGTTTTTATGTCACCCAGGGTAAAAGTGATATGAATTCACTGCTTTTCACGTGAGGGTATGTAAAAAGTGTCATGTAGTTATTCATATTGGGGTAAACTTTTTTTGAGGATTAGTAAAATTCATTATCGTTTGGATTATTGGGGACATAAAAACATTATTGATATAGGGCATAAATAATATATAAAATATCATAATTTAATCGGAAACATAATGTATAAATAATGAGCAAAGTCGTTTCGCTTAAATGTCAGTAAATAATTCAAAAGGAATATAATTACATATAATCCTTTAATTTTGAAAATTACTCTTTTTAAAATGATTAACGGGTAAGTGTCTTAAGATATGTATATTAGATTTTTGGATCGCCCCATTTCTAAAATTTTAATTAAAAACATATTAGTATCGATCAGCGATAAAATAAATAGGGGACGTTTTTCCCCATAAATCCTGAACAGACTATTCAAAATAGGGGGTAGTTTATGGATTTAATGTCGATTTTACATTTAATTAGGGGTAATTAAATTATTTTCGACAAAATTTTATTTGGGGGAGTTATTTCTCCCAGATATCTCCCTCGCAAATATTGTTACATACATAACCATCTACATAATTATTTGCGTAAATATCAGTCTATTTTAATCGGATGATTAAAAAAATTCTTATTTTAAAATGTTTTCACAGAGCAATGAAAATTACTCTTTTTAAATATTTAATAAAATCCACAATTAAACCTTTAAATTATATATACGATTTTAACATAGTGGTATGCATTTGATTTTAACATAGGGATCCGGGAATTTACAACATTTATATTTTTAAAATTGTGAACAGTTACATTATTCATATCTCTGAAACAAACAATGCTACTCAAGGAGGGATATTTTTGGACGGTAGATCGAAGGAGTTACAAAAAGACCGTGAAAACTATAAAAAAGTACTTTATCAGCATTTAATAATTCTTTCTATCTGCATCAACATAATTGGGGTGGAGTTAGTTCCCATTTTGAATATTCCTACATTTTTAAATGCAGTTGGAACTATTTTTGCAGGGATATTATTGGGCCCATTTGCGGGTGCACTGGTGGGACTTTTAACAAGTATTATTCTAGGTTTTTTTATAGATCCAGGATATTTTTATTTTACATTTGTCAGCGTAATGGTTGGATTTATTACAGGATATATTTTTAAAGAATATCCTTTTAACATAAAAACGGTTATCGGTGCATCGATCTTTATTTCGGTAATAACTGCAATTGTCGGAAATACGATAAGTTATATGGCGCTTGGAGGCGTTGCTGGAGAACAAATTGATAAAGTAACTCAAATTTTAATTGAGAGGGATTTAACACATTCTTTGCAGTAAATATCACAGGATTTTTTGCAAATTTGTTTGATAAACTACTTTCATTTGTTTTGGTGTTTTTAGTAATTATAATAATGGATAAAAAAATAGATATGCAGGATTTTCAGATAAGGTGGAAATAAAACTATTTTAAAATTTAAATCTAGCTATTTTAGTTTTAAGAAGTAAAATAAAGAAATTGTATCTCAAAGATTCTAAAAAGTCTTTTTAGATATATGTTATGTTTTTGCGAAGATAAATCGAAGCGATTGCAATATCGTTACGACCCAATTAAGAGGGTGTTTTTAAGTTCATTTTATTATTATGCAGTTTGTAGTAAATGCATGTCTTAATTCATTTGTATTGGAATTTCAGGGAAAATCTTGCAAATTCAGCAACGTTTTGAAATCCACATTCTTTATCCGTCCTTTTAAGTTCTTCTTCAGGGTTCCCAAAAAAGTAACTTTGAGCCATACTTATTCAAACTTTCAAAACTGCCTTTCTGTGTTATAAGATTACTACTAAATTTGGATTAGTTCTGTTTCGCGTTGTATGTCAACAGAGTATCAAAAAGATAGTTATTAATGTAATTTCACCATTATAGAATTTGGTGAAATTTTAATGTTACTAAAAAGCTTACAAAAAACGGATATTGATTTATTTTATTTAGTAAATTCGGGAGTTAAAAACCCCTTTTTTGATTTTTTAACCATTTTTATAAGTGACACAGTATACATTTATATTTTGTTAATTTCGTACTTTTCATTTAAAAATGATAGAAAAGTTTTAATCCAAGTTTTATTCGCAATGTTTCTTCTGTCTATCCTTGTATTTGCTGTAAAATACTGGATAAGCGAGCCAAGGCCTTATGAAATGCTTGAAGGAGTAATTCTTTTAAAAAACATGGGAACGCAGCCATCCTTTCCAAGTGGGCATACAACAATTGCATTTGGATTTTGGATAATTTTTACAAGAAATATTAAAAATTCAATCAATTTAGATTCAAAAAAGTCATTTAAAATAATGCTGTTACTTTTATGGGCATTTTTGGTTGCATTTAGCAGAATTTACGTTGGAGTGCATTTCCCACACGATGTACTTGGAGGAATGCTTATTGGGGTAGTATTTGGATACATATTTATTAGATTTTCAGAAAAAATTATAAAATAAGTTTATTGATTCATAAACTTCGAATTACTTCTTTCAATGAATTTTTCGCAGACTTCTTCTGGATTTCCATCCATCAAGAGTTTTCCTTCATCGATTAATATTGCACGATCGCTGATCTCTTTTATCAAGTCAACGTGGTGGCTTATCATAATAATTGTGGTTCCAACAGTATCATTTATCTTTTTGAGGTAATTTGAAACTTCTCTAAGTGTTAATGGATCCAAATCTCCAAATGGTTCGTCTAAAAGTAATATATCTGGTTCCAATACAAGCTGAAGTGCCATTGCAACTCTTACTTTTTCCCCACCACTCAATTCAGTTGGTTTTTTGTTCAAGGTTTCTCTATTCAAATCAAGCGCATCTAAAAGTTCATTTGCATCATATTCAACAGGTTTTGCAGGAAAAAGCTTTCTTACAACCATTTCAGAAATTCCAATTTTGTCAAGTTTGTTTCTCATTTCAGTTTCTGGAAGATCTAAAAGCTGGTAGAGTCCATCAACCATTTTTGGAGAAATTCCAAGTTCCGCAGCTTTTAATTTTGCGCTTTCAACGGTTTCAATACTTTTTACGCCAAGTCTGTATTTTAAAAGTTCATTTACCGTTAAATAATGTGCAAGGGAAAATTCTTGGTGCATAATTCCAATTTTCCTTCTTAAATTCATCCTGTCCCATCCAAAATCCAGTAAATCGATTCCTTCTAATTTAACTACTCCTTTGTCGGGTGATTCAAGGCCTGCAAGAAGTCTGAGTATTACGGATTTTCCGGTTCCACTTGGGCCAAGGATTGATAAAATCTCTTTTTCTTTAACTTCAAAAGATATATCTTTTAAATTCAGTGTTTCTCCACCATTTACAACGTAGTATCTTTTAGACGCATTTTCAACTTCTACAATAGTTTTTTCAGTAGGTTTAGATATTCTGCCGTATTTTTCAACCATATCTTTTAAAAATTCGTCAACTACTTTTTCAGGAGTATCTTTCATTACTATTTTTCCGTTTTCAATTAAAATGCAAGATTTACACAAGTATTTATGAATTTCTGGAAGGTGTGAAGTTACAATGATCGTAACTCCTAATTTTTCATTGATATTTTTCAAAACATCTAAAAGAATCTGTTTTGATGCAGGACACGCCATTGTTGCAGGTTCATCGAGTAAAAGTACCCCGTCACCATTTTTCGCATAAATTTTTGCAATCTGCCTTCCCAAAATGAGTCTCTGTTTTTCCCCGCCACTTAGAATGTTCGAGTAAGCATCCCTTTTATGTTCTAAACCAACCAATTTTAAAATTTCCGTGGCATCTTTCCTATATTCTTCCATTTCTTCTTCAACTGGAAGGCCTTCATCAGAATTGGTTCTAACTGCGTAGAGTTTTCTTATAATATTGTATATTGCAGGTTCTGCCCACAAAGCAAAATTTCTCTGAAGGTGAATTGCAGTAATTTCCCTTAAATTTTCTGTTTTTCCAGAAACTTCGATTTTTCCTTCGTCAAAACTTTCAGTGCCCCGAAGTATCTTTATGAGAGTCGTTTTTCCAGCACCGGATTTTCCGATAATGCCCAAGATATCCCCTTTTTTAACGTCAAAACTAACGTTATCAAGAGCAACCTTTTCTCCATACCGTTTTGTTAAATTCTCGACTGTTACGGTCATAATTTCACCAAAATTATCATGAACATAAATGTACCATAATCTATATATATTTAGTTTTTTAAAGG
This Methanococcus maripaludis C5 DNA region includes the following protein-coding sequences:
- a CDS encoding DUF5400 domain-containing protein translates to MSDVTMLVSLALIFGSMLSGFATFRMSGMRLMPHFIALILAFVLTIGTFITPNMIIFYLAIFFQILAPITVCGTICNILKTQYQTTGIYSSHLALMGMLIVMAIGNLLM
- a CDS encoding ECF transporter S component, whose amino-acid sequence is MDDKLNDLKIERDDYKKVLYRYLILLSIGINIVGAHLVLFLNLPAYLDSVGTILAAILMGPIIGAIVGLATHFGLGVILGPVYFHFAIVNGLIGLITGYIFDKYPFNLKTVLVASVIISLMASLMGNTISYIVFSGITGESVDILTEHLLELGFNLFTAVYISGFFSNFLDKLISFAIVFYVIVLLCDKFKLKEFEICRK
- a CDS encoding LytS/YhcK type 5TM receptor domain-containing protein, which produces MDGRSKELQKDRENYKKVLYQHLIILSICINIIGVELVPILNIPTFLNAVGTIFAGILLGPFAGALVGLLTSIILGFFIDPGYFYFTFVSVMVGFITGYIFKEYPFNIKTVIGASIFISVITAIVGNTISYMALGGVAGEQIDKVTQILIERDLTHSLQ
- a CDS encoding phosphatase PAP2 family protein; the protein is MLLKSLQKTDIDLFYLVNSGVKNPFFDFLTIFISDTVYIYILLISYFSFKNDRKVLIQVLFAMFLLSILVFAVKYWISEPRPYEMLEGVILLKNMGTQPSFPSGHTTIAFGFWIIFTRNIKNSINLDSKKSFKIMLLLLWAFLVAFSRIYVGVHFPHDVLGGMLIGVVFGYIFIRFSEKIIK
- a CDS encoding ATP-binding cassette domain-containing protein → MTVTVENLTKRYGEKVALDNVSFDVKKGDILGIIGKSGAGKTTLIKILRGTESFDEGKIEVSGKTENLREITAIHLQRNFALWAEPAIYNIIRKLYAVRTNSDEGLPVEEEMEEYRKDATEILKLVGLEHKRDAYSNILSGGEKQRLILGRQIAKIYAKNGDGVLLLDEPATMACPASKQILLDVLKNINEKLGVTIIVTSHLPEIHKYLCKSCILIENGKIVMKDTPEKVVDEFLKDMVEKYGRISKPTEKTIVEVENASKRYYVVNGGETLNLKDISFEVKEKEILSILGPSGTGKSVILRLLAGLESPDKGVVKLEGIDLLDFGWDRMNLRRKIGIMHQEFSLAHYLTVNELLKYRLGVKSIETVESAKLKAAELGISPKMVDGLYQLLDLPETEMRNKLDKIGISEMVVRKLFPAKPVEYDANELLDALDLNRETLNKKPTELSGGEKVRVAMALQLVLEPDILLLDEPFGDLDPLTLREVSNYLKKINDTVGTTIIMISHHVDLIKEISDRAILIDEGKLLMDGNPEEVCEKFIERSNSKFMNQ